ATCGACACACGCCGCGCCTACCGCGTTTTTTCGCGCACGCCCGAGGGCGGGCGCACGGGCGGCCACCTCGACGTGTTCTTCTTCGACGAGAACCTGTCGCGCGAGGTGAGCTTCGGCGATTTGCTGGTGAACGCCTCAACGCTCGGCGCCCGGATCGGTTCCTGCTTTGACGCGTCCGCCGCGGGGAACCAGGCCGTGGTGATCGCCACCGACGGCGAGACCTTCGGCCACCACAAGCCGTTCGGCGACATGTGCCTCGCGTATTTCTTCAACCGGGTGGCGCCCGAGCTCGGCATCACGCCGGTGAGCTTCGGCTGGTACCTCGAAAAAAACCCGCCTGCCTACGAGGTAAGGCTTAAAAGCGAATTCGGCGAGGGCACGGCATGGAGCTGCATGCACGGCGTGGGCCGGTGGGCGCGCGATTGCGGGTGCAAGGCCGGAGGGCCGCTGTCATGGAACCAGGCATGGCGTGCGCCGTTGCGCCGCGCCTTTGAGGGCCTGCAGAGGGACGTTGACGAGGCATTTGAGTCTTCGATGAAGAAGATCGTTTCGGACCCGTGGAAGCTGCGCGACGCGTACCCGACGCTGGCCGGATGCCGCACGATTAAGGAATTCAAGGCGCAACTGGTCAAGGAAGGAGCGTCCGCGCACCTTTCCGACGGGCAAGCCATGACGCTGCGCCGCATGCTCGAGGCGCAAAAGTACATGCTGTTCGCGTTCACGTCGTGCGGCTGGTTTTTCTCCGATATCTCCGGTATCGAAACCATGCAGAACATCGCCTATGCGGGCAGAGCGCTCGGGCTCGGCATCGAAAAATCGCAGCGCGAGCGGGTGACGGAAGGCTTCCTTAGGCTGCTTTCCGAGGCAAAGAGCAACATCGCGGGCAAGGACGGCGCCACCATTTACCATGATGCCGTCGTGCCGTTTTTGCGCCATCTCGAGATTCTGTGCTTCACCGCGGCCGCCGAAAAAACCGTGGCGCCCGAAAAGGCCAAGGCCATGGAATTCGATTATTTCGGCTACGCCGTGGCGCTTTCCAAATGGGAAAAACCGCATTCGGAAGACCGCCGTGGCTGCGATTTCTACAGCGCAGAAATAAACAACCTCGAAAACGGCGAGCGCGGCCGCTATGCCGTGTGCATCCAGCGGGAGGACGGCAGGCTCAACGGGTGGTGCGTGCCCGGGGATGCCGCCGGCGCGTCCTTCGACGCCGCCGACCCGAAAAGCTACATCGACCATCCTGAATGCGTCACGCTCGACCTGTCGCGGATGTTCGAGGAGTCCAAGGGGTGGCTTGCCGGCCATTTCCTCGCCGCGATGGCGAGGGACACGCGCGAAAAATACGCGTCGTGGATGGAGCGCAACGAACGGAGCCTCGACTCTCTTTCGAGCCTGGGCGTGCCGCTACCGCCGTTTATCGCGGCGCCCATCGCCTACGTGCTCACCGCCCAGTGGAACACCACCATCAACGAGATCGAAATTTACGGACGCGAAGACGAGATATTCAACCGGCTGCTTGATTTGTGGAAAAAAACGAAGAAGTACAGCATCACCATCGATTACACCGAAAGCACGCGGCTCCTGCTCGACCTGCTCGTCTCCGAACTCAAGATTTTCGCCGAGACCCTGAGCCAGGTTTCGGCCGACCGCATGCGCTACCTGCTCAACATCGTGGACCGGTTCGGCATCCCGTTTTCCAAGAACAAGACCGAGGACCTGTTTTTCTCGATCCTCGAGCAGTCGCTGCGGCCCCTGTACGAGGCGTTGAAGAAGAACCCCGACGACGAGAACAGGGAAACCGTGATCAGGCTCATCCAGTTCGCGCGCCGCATGAACTTCAACACCGACTCGTTTCCGGTGGCATGATGGAAAAAACATCCACCATCGAGATGCGGATGACGCCGAGAAACATGAAAATAGAGTTGGAAGTTAAATGTTGAAAGTTGAAAGTAACGAAACAAACAATGGCCGTTCAACTTTCAACTTCCAACCGTAAACCATTTATCTTTTCTGTGCCGTCCGTGTCTCCGTGGTGATTTTCATTATAAATAATGGCATTTGAAAAAATATTTGAAATACCAAAATGCCGGAGATATTTTTATGGTGAAACGGGCAGGCAGACAGCACCCACACCCGAGAAACCGCTGTAGCGGAGCGCATGCCGATGCATGAAGAGTACGTGATTTTCTGGACCGCCGTTATCTTTCTTGTCCTTTTGGGGCTCTCCATCGTCCATTCCGTCCTCATCATCAAGATACGCAGGCAGGAGGACCGCCGCCGCCAGCTCGAGGCCGAACTGCTTGAGAAACGCGCCCATGCGCTTGCACAGGGAAAGCAGATCGCGCGCGAACTCGAAGAGGTCATTTACAAGATAAAAGTCCAGCAGGAAATCGACGACATCCTCAACAGGAAAAGTTCCTCGTAACACCCCGCTTCCGCATTTTAATACGCATTCCTGCATCGTAATAATTCCTGATTTTATTCCCTATTCACTTTAATATTCCGGCCGGGCATTCCGTAGTACCGTCATGAAGCGGGCCGGCGCATCGTCGGAGAGAAGGATGATTTTAAATGAATTATTTTGTAAAAAAAATATTGACACGGCTTTTAGAATCCATTATAATTCTCTTGCAATTTGGTGCAGAGGAAGACAGCATCATGGGAGGGGAGGTGATATCGAATGGTTTTGGAAGAACAATTTGACGCGGATGAAATACTGCGCGACATCGACGATATCGACGATGATGCTGACGCCACCGACGACATGAGGGAATTGAATTTCGGCACGCTCCACGACGAAAACGCCAATTTCAGCGATATGGCGAGCGATCTCGATAACACCGACGATTTATGGGAGTGACCATAAGCCCTGCGCCATGCCTCCGGCGCCGTGCGGCTCATGTCGATGACCGGCACAGAGCACCGGAAGGTGGCGGCCTGCAGCCCGTTTCTGCCCTTTCAAATACGCCCACGGATCTTTTTCCCATTCCGTAGATAGCAATGAACGGCCGCATGAAATCAGCCTGCTATTTCGTTTCCGACGCCCACCTGGGCATCTCCCTTTCGGGCCATGACGGCCGGCAGGCGCACCTCCTTTCTTTTTTTGACTCCTTCCTTGCCGACGCGGACGCCCTGTACATCGTGGGCGACCTCTTCGACTTCTGGATCGAGTACCGATGTGCCGTACGGCCCGACTATTTCCCGGTGGTGTGCAAGCTTTTCTCGCTTGTCAAATCCGGCGTCCGGGTGCATTACCTGGCCGGCAACCACGATTTCGCGCTCGGCCCGTTCCTCACCGACGTGGTGGGGGTGGCGATCCACCACGACCATTTCGAGACCCAGATACAGGGGAAAAAAGTGCACCTGTACCACGGCGACGGCATCGTGAAAGCCGACA
The Chitinivibrionales bacterium genome window above contains:
- a CDS encoding DUF3536 domain-containing protein is translated as MTASETPSRPQNRFVIIHGHFYQPPRENPWLDIVEKQASAAPDHDWNERIYDQCYRPNAYSRILDKKGRIVDIHSNYLHLSYNFGPTLFLWLEKNHPKVAQQVIAADRESCKKFNGHGNAMAQVYNHIIMPLASRRDKLTQIRWAKQFFRARFHREPEGFWLAETAINMETVQCLVEEGVRFVVLSPNQAESLRPLDGKEQFRPAAGIDTRRAYRVFSRTPEGGRTGGHLDVFFFDENLSREVSFGDLLVNASTLGARIGSCFDASAAGNQAVVIATDGETFGHHKPFGDMCLAYFFNRVAPELGITPVSFGWYLEKNPPAYEVRLKSEFGEGTAWSCMHGVGRWARDCGCKAGGPLSWNQAWRAPLRRAFEGLQRDVDEAFESSMKKIVSDPWKLRDAYPTLAGCRTIKEFKAQLVKEGASAHLSDGQAMTLRRMLEAQKYMLFAFTSCGWFFSDISGIETMQNIAYAGRALGLGIEKSQRERVTEGFLRLLSEAKSNIAGKDGATIYHDAVVPFLRHLEILCFTAAAEKTVAPEKAKAMEFDYFGYAVALSKWEKPHSEDRRGCDFYSAEINNLENGERGRYAVCIQREDGRLNGWCVPGDAAGASFDAADPKSYIDHPECVTLDLSRMFEESKGWLAGHFLAAMARDTREKYASWMERNERSLDSLSSLGVPLPPFIAAPIAYVLTAQWNTTINEIEIYGREDEIFNRLLDLWKKTKKYSITIDYTESTRLLLDLLVSELKIFAETLSQVSADRMRYLLNIVDRFGIPFSKNKTEDLFFSILEQSLRPLYEALKKNPDDENRETVIRLIQFARRMNFNTDSFPVA
- a CDS encoding UDP-2,3-diacylglucosamine diphosphatase; translation: MKSACYFVSDAHLGISLSGHDGRQAHLLSFFDSFLADADALYIVGDLFDFWIEYRCAVRPDYFPVVCKLFSLVKSGVRVHYLAGNHDFALGPFLTDVVGVAIHHDHFETQIQGKKVHLYHGDGIVKADKGYRVLKKILRNPFNQRLYKLLHPDIGVPLASFFSGSSRKILADWITEEKREEYRQNARRLLETSDIVIFGHTHKPEIKKFGDKVYVNTGEWIRRYTYAKMENGEIKLFEWFPEKRAVEIKE